In a single window of the Rhodamnia argentea isolate NSW1041297 chromosome 2, ASM2092103v1, whole genome shotgun sequence genome:
- the LOC115738738 gene encoding probable inorganic phosphate transporter 1-8, with product MPLKVLSVLDAAKIRYYHFKAIIVAGMGIFADAYDLFCIPPITRLLGHVYYKSRDHHILRGVEATMLAVALLGTVIGQLVFGRLGDRIGRRRVYGLSLMLMITGSIGCGLSVGTTQGRVLASLGFFRFLLGIGIGGDYPLSATIMAEFANKRLRGGFIAAVFSMQGFGILASSIVTMVMCTIFGQKDLKTSDADLAWRLILMLGAVPTALTYYWRMMMPETARYTALVELNVLKAARDMEPVLDVSLSQIAEDHLIPPSPPSYRLFSKQFFLLHGRDLLACSISWFLLDIVFYINNLCQPHIYKMYLHKMYLHNEKAGEALTAFQAAEALTAFQAAEALTAFQAAFEVARLQAIVVVGSTIPGYFAAVYLIDRVGRVRIQAVGFLFMAIAYFFIGNIHWKHHGGLFMFVYCLTFFFSNCGPNTTTFIVPAELFPARFRSTCHGIAGAVGKVGAMIGAVGFLMATHNDDEFGSDMTLSMRVMLNILGGICVVGMVVTMLFTRETMGRSLEENENANESKDES from the exons ACTGCTCGGACACGTATACTACAAATCCCGCGACCACCACATCCTGCGTGGCGTTGAAGCAACCATGCTGGCTGTTGCTCTCCTTGGCACAGTGATCGGTCAACTCGTATTTGGCCGGCTCGGCGATCGCATTGGGAGGAGGCGCGTGTATGGCCTCTCCTTGATGCTCATGATTACCGGCTCCATCGGGTGCGGATTATCAGTGGGCACGACACAAGGTCGTGTCCTGGCGAGTCTAGGATTTTTCAG GTTCTTGCTTGGGATAGGGATCGGAGGAGATTATCCGCTCTCGGCAACCATCATGGCGGAGTTTGCTAACAAGAGACTGCGTGGCGGATTCATAGCGGCCGTCTTCTCGATGCAAGGGTTTGGGATTCTGGCGAGCTCGATTGTTACGATGGTGATGTGCACGATATTTGGCCAGAAAGATCTCAAAACAAGTGATGCTGATCTCGCCTGGAGGTTGATATTGATGCTTGGTGCTGTTCCGACCGCATTAACATATTACTGGCGGATGATGATGCCAGAAACTGCAAG GTACACCGCTTTGGTGGAGCTAAATGTGCTCAAAGCTGCCCGGGACATGGAGCCCGTCCTAGACGTGTCCTTGAGCCAGATTGCCGAGGACCATCTCATCCCGCCGAGCCCGCCATCCTATCGTCTCTTCTCCAAGCAGTTCTTCCTCCTTCACGGCCGCGACCTCCTTGCCTGCTCCATCTCGTGGTTCCTCCTCGACATCGTCTTTTACATCAATAACCTCTGCCAACCCCACATCTACAAAATGTACCTGCATAAAATGTACCTGCACAATGAGAAGGCCGGCGAAGCGCTCACCGCCTTCCAGGCCGCCGAAGCACTCACCGCCTTCCAGGCCGCCGAAGCACTCACCGCCTTCCAGGCTGCCTTTGAGGTCGCAAGGCTCCAAGCTATTGTCGTGGTTGGCTCCACGATCCCTGGCTACTTCGCTGCCGTCTACCTCATTGACCGTGTCGGGCGGGTTAGGATCCAAGCAgtcgggttcctcttcatggCCATCGCGTACTTCTTCATCGGAAACATACATTGGAAGCACCATGGTGGGCTTTTCATGTTCGTGTACTGTCTGACCTTCTTCTTCTCAAACTGCGGGCCCAACACGACCACGTTCATCGTGCCGGCCGAGCTGTTCCCTGCGCGGTTCAGGTCGACGTGCCACGGGATCGCCGGGGCCGTGGGGAAGGTCGGGGCAATGATTGGCGCCGTGGGGTTCTTGATGGCGACACACAATGACGACGAATTTGGGTCTGACATGACGTTGAGTATGAGAGTTATGCTGAACATATTGGGTGGGATTTGCGTGGTGGGGATGGTGGTGACCATGTTGTTCACGAGGGAGACCATGGGGAGATCGCTTGAGGAGAATGAGAATGCGAATGAGAGTAAGGATGAGTCATAA